From the genome of Tsukamurella pulmonis:
GCCCCCGCCGTGCTCATCGGTGAGATCCTGGCCGCCACCAGTCGCATCCGTGTGGGCTCCGCGGCGGTGCTCATCGGCTTCACCACGGCCCCGGCCGTCGCCGACGCCTTCGGCGTGCTCGCGGCACTGCACCCCGGCCGCGTGGACATCGGCCTCGGCCGTACCGGCCAACGCCTGCGCACGCCGCCGGCCGGAGCGCCCGCACCCAATCCGGCGATCGTCGCGGGCTACGAGCAGCTCTACCACCCGAACGCCGAGCCGCCGAGCTACACCCAGCAGGTCGACGACGTGCTCGCGCTGATCGGCGGCACGTTCTCCGCCGACGGGCACGCCCTGCGATCCCCGGTCGCCGAGGCGGCGACCGAGGCGCCCGTATGGATCTTCGGCAGCAGCGCGGGTGAGAGCGCCCGGCTCGCCGGTGCCCGCGGACTGCCCTTCGTCGCGAACTACCACGTCAGCCCCGCGACCACGGTCGAGGCGGCGCAGGCGTACCGCGAGGCCTTCCGGCCCTCCGAGCGACTCGCCGCACCCCACCTGGTGGTGAGCGCCGACGTCGTGGTGGGCGAGAGCGACACCCAGGCCCGCGAGCTGGCGGCGGGATTTCCAGCGTGGGTGCATTCGATCCGCTACGGCACCGGCGCGATCGCCTACCCGCATGACAGCGCGACGCTCACCGACGCGCAACGGGCCCGGGTCGCCGACCGCACCGACACCCAGTTCGTCGGCGAGCCCGGCCGCGTCGCCGACGGACTCCGGGCACTCGTCGAGCGCACCGGCGCCGATGAGCTCGTGATCACATCGGTGACGCACGATCACGCCGCGCGCCTGCGCAGCCACGAACTCCTGGCCAAGGAATGGGGACTGTTGTGACGGATCGCTTCTCCGATGTCCCGGTGCGGGAGGGCGCGCAGCGCAAGCCGATCCACCTGGCCGCGCACTTCCCGGGCGTGAACCACAACACCGTGTGGTCGGACCCCGCGGCGCGCAGCCAAGTGGACTTCGAGTCGTTCGTACACCTCGCACGGGTCGCCGAGCGCGCGAAGTTCGACTTCTTCTTCCTCGCCGAGGGGCTGCGGCTGCGCGAGCACCTCGGGCGCATCCACGACCTCGACGTCGTCGGCCGCCCGGACACGTTCACGGTGCTCTCGGCGCTGGCCGCGGTCACCGAGCGGATCGGCCTGGCCGGCACCATCAACACGACCTTCAACGAGCCCTTCGACGTGGCGCGGCAGTTCGCGACGCTCGATCACCTCAGTGCCGGGCGTGCGGCGTGGAACATGGTCACCAGCTCGGACGCCTTCACCGGGGAGAACTTCCGGCGCGGTGGCTTCCTCGCGCACGCCGACCGGTACCGCCGGGCCGACGAGTTCATCACCGTCGCACGGAAGTTCTGGGACGGATGGGGGCGCGGCGAAGTGGTGCACCACGGCGCGCAGTTCGACGTCCGCGGCGACGCACCCCTGCCGCCGTCTCCGCAGGGGCATCCGGTCCTGTTGCAGGCGGGTGACTCCGGTGAGGGGCGGGACTTCGCCGCCGCGCAGGCCGATGCGATCTTCACCCGCCACGGCTCCCTCGACAGCGGTCGCACCTTCTACGCCGACGTCAAACGCCGTGCCGCCGATCGCGGCCGGAATCCGGAGCACCTCAAGGTGTTCCCCGGCGCCGCGGCCGTCATCGGCGATACGCCCGACGAGGCGCGGGAGAAGGCGCGCGACATCCGTCGGCGCCAGGTGAGCCCGCAGACCGCGCTCAACTTCCTCGAACAGGTCTGGGGACGCGAGCTGCAGTCCTTCGACCCCGACGGTCCGCTGCCCGACGTGGATCCGGTCTACGACGCCCCGGCGGTCAAGGGCCGGGTGCTGCATGCCGATCCGCGGGAGATCGTCGCCGCCTATCGATCCCGCGCCGAGGCCGGTGGTCTGTCGATCCGCGAGCTGGTGATCGAGCTCAACACCCGGCCGCAGTTCGTGGGCACGGCGCAGCAGGTGGCCGACGAGATCGACACCTTCATCCAGGCCGACGCCGCGGACGGCTTCATCCTGGTGCCGCACCTGACACCGACCGGTCTCGACGAGTTCATCGACGGTGTCGTCCCGCTGCTCCAGGAGCGCGGCGCCTTCCGCACCGAATACGAGGGCACGACGCTCCGGGAGCACCTCGGACTGCCGATTCCGGGGGACGCCGAGGGCGCCCGCCGGGTCGGTTAGGCCGTCTTCACCGGTTCCGTCCGCGCACCCGCGGCGAACGGGCTACGGTGCGGCCATGAGCCGAGCGATGCGCCCCGATCTGTCCGGTGTCGACCCCCTCGTGGTCAACCTCACCCACCGCGTGTGCCTGGGCGATCTGCCCACGCGCGGCGCCCGTTCCTTCGGTGATCGGGTCGCGCTGGTCGACGGTGACCACTCGGTCACCTACCGGCAACTCGAGAGCCGCGCCAACGCCGTTGCCCGTGGCTTGCAGGCGCGCGGCTACCAGCGCGGGGACGCCCTGGCGCTGCAGATGCAGAACCGCTGGGAATTCGTGGTCTCGGTGTTCGCGTGCGCCAAGCTCGGCGTGGTGGCGATGCCGCTGAACCTGCTGCTCGCCCCCGGCGACGTGGCGTACCAGCTCGGGGACAGCGGGGTGCGCGGCATCATCACCGAGGACGTCTTCACGCCCGCCCTGACCGCGGCGCTCGGCGCCGCCGACCACGAGGTGGGGGAGGTCTTCGTGGTCGCCAACGCCGACGGCGCGATCCCGCCGGAGGTGGGCGGCGTCCCGTCGATCGCCTTCACCGACCTCGCCGATGCCGACGACGCCGTGGTGGAGACCATCGTCGAGGACCGCGACATCCTGCACTGCCTCTACACCTCCGGCACCACCGCCCGGCCGAAGGGCGTGGTCACCAGCCATGTCGCGGTGCACATCTCAGCCCTGTCGTCCGCATTGGGTCTGGGCCTGCGGCCCGACGTGCAACCCGTGATCCAGCCGATCGCGCTGCCGCTCTTCCACGTCACCGCACTCGACGCACTGCTCATGCCGACGCTCATCACCGGCGGGACCGCGGTGCTGCTGCGGGGATTCGACCCCGAGAAGCTGGCGCGCGCCTTCGTCGACCACCGGGTCACCCACATCACCCTGCTGCCGATGATGTGGGCGGCGTTGTTGGCCCGCCCGGAACTGAACGACGAGAACACCTCGTCGCTGGTGGCGGGCATGTACGCGATGGCGCCCATGCCCGCCGAGCTGCTGTCCGCACTGCGCTCCCGGTTCGCCTCGGCCGCGATCATTCTCGGCTCCGGCCAGACCGAGACCACCCCCGCCTCCGAGCTGCAGTGGGCGGGGCATCAGGGCGTCAAGGACGATTCCTGGGGGCCGGCCACCGTCTCCACCGACATCGCGATCATGGGAGACGACGGCGCCCTGCTCCCGCACGGCGAGATCGGCGAGATCGTCTACCGGGCACCGCAGCTCATGGAGGGCTACTGGAACAACGCGGCCGCGAACGCAGAGGCCTTCGCGCACGGCTGGTTCCACGGCGGCGACATCGGCTACCTCGACGACGAGGGCGTCGTCTACTTCACCGACCGCGCCAAGGACATCATCAAGTCCGGTGGTGAGAACGTCTCCTCGGTGGAGGTCGAGCGGGTACTGCTCGGGCACGACATCGTCGCGGAGGTCGCGGTCGTCGGCACCCCGCACGAGCGCTGGGGCGAGGCCGTGACCGCGTTCGTCGTGACCACCCCGGCGGGGGAGCCCGACGGGGAGGCGCTGCTCGAGTACGCCCGCCAGAACCTCGCGGGATTCAAGGCGCCCAAGGAGATCGTCTTCGTCGAGGCCCTCCCGAAGACCGCGACCGGCAAGATCCAGAAGAACCTCGTCCGGACGCTGCGCGAGACCCGGACCTAGGCCGCCGAGGACAGCGCCGGCAGTAGCCCGCGCGCGTCGGTGAGGATCTGCTCGTAGTCGCGGACGTCGAACTCGTAGGGCAGTTCGAGCCGGAACTCGGTGACGGGCCCGGAATCCGGGGTGAACGCGGGGTCGGCGGCCAGCCGCTCGGCGATCTCCGCGATCGGCCCCACGAGATCCTCGGCGAACAGGGTGCGCTTCTCGCCGTGCGCCGCGAGCGTGCGGTCGTAGCGGGACCGGGCGTACTCCCGGTACCGCGCGGCGGTGGCCCGGTCGGCGCTGTCCGTCGGCACGATCACCCGGCCGACCGCGACCCGCTTGCCGGTTCCGCCCGCGGCGCGGAAGGCGTCGATCAGGGTGGCCTGGACCGTGCCGAAGTCGTCGGAGTCGATGCCGGCCGCGGAGACGATGTTGCCGGTCAGCAGGTGCAGGCCGGCCTCGCCGGTCCACCGCGCCGAACCGAGCGATGTTCCGCCGTACCAGGAGCGGTCCGCCAGCTCCGGGCTGTGCGGCTGCAGCCGGGGGCGCTGCACGTTGCCCGGCGACTCGATCCGGGTCTCCTCGTCGCCGAGGTACGCGCCGCGCAGGTGCTCGACCGTGCGCGCCACCCGCGCGTGCCCGGTCTCGGTCGGGCGGTGCTCGAAGACGAGATCCTCGAGCAGGTCGGCGTGCGGCTTGCCGGTGGAGAACCCGGCCTGGATCCGCCCGCGGGAGAGGGCGTCCGCGAGCGAAAGATCCTCCGCGAGCCGGAACGGGTTCTCGTAGCCGATCGGGATGACGGCCGTGCCCAGCTCGATGGTCGCGGTGCGCTGGGAGGCCGCTCCGAGGAAGACGGCGGCGGAGGAGATCCCGTGCTCCAGGTGGCGTTGGCGCACCCAGGCACCGCGATAGCCGAGGCGTTCGCCGAACTCGATGAGCCGCAGCGTGTCCTCGAGTCCGGAGGCGGGATCGTCGTCGGCGTAGTTGCCGGGGGTGAGGAAGGCCAGCGATGCGATCGTCACGTCAGAACCCCGCGGCCGGGTTGATCTCGGACTTCGGCAGCGCCGAGGTCGGGACGTTCCACTTCTCGAACAGCTTCTGGTACTCGCCGCGCGCGATGAGCGTGTTGATCGCCTGCGTGATCGCGGGCGCGATGGGGGAGCCCTTCGCGGTGACGAAACCGACGACGGTCGTGGAGTACTCGCCGAGGAACTTCGTGCCCGGCACCTTGTCCACCAGGTAGCGCAGCGAGAGCGTCGGCCCGAAGTAGGCGTCCACCTTGTTGTTCTGCAGGCTCAGGATGACGGCGCCCTGATCGTCGAGGTACTGCACCGTGTACGCGCGCTTGCCCTTCGCCGTGCACTGCTGCGTCCCCTTCTCCAGGATCTGTTGGAAGGTGGTGCCCGAGCCGGTGACGATCCGCTTACCGCACAGGTCCTCGAGCGTCTTCACGTTCGTCAGGCCGGAGTTCGAGGAGCCGACGAAGGACTGGCCGTCGTTGAGGTACGTCGCGAAGTCGACGATCTCCAGCCGGGGCTTGGTGACACCGAAGTTGCCCTGCCCCACCTGGTACCGGCCGTTCTGCACGCCGGGGATGATGGTGGAGAACGTGCCGATCTCCTGCTTCCACGTCACGCCGAGTGCCCTCGCGACGGCGTTGCGCAGGTCCACGTCGAGGCCCACCGGGTTGCCGTCCGGGACCTCGCCGCCGTGCGGAAGATTGTTGATGCCGGGCTGCCGGGTGAGCCCGAGCGTCAGTTCCTTCGTGCCGGCCGGAAGCAGTGCCTGGGCGGTGGGATCCGCGGCCACGGACGAGACCACGTCCTGCGTCGGGATCGGGTAGCTCGAGCTCTCCGCGGCGGGATCGGACGAGCCGCCGCACGCCGCGAGAACGGTCGCGGCGGCGATCAGGGGCAGGGCGAGCAGGGCGCGGCTGCGCATGGGGTCTCCTTGGACTCGGGTCTGGCGGGGGACTAGCAGGGGATCAGCGCACGGCCGCGAGGAATTCGCGGGTGCGGGGGTGCTCGGCGTCGGCGAAGATCGCCTCGGGACGGCCGGTCTCGACGATGCGGCCGTCGTCCATGAACACGACGGTGTCGGCGACGTCCCGTGCGAAGCCGATCTCGTGGGTCACCACGAGCAGCGTCATGCCGGACTCGGCGAGATCACGGATCACCGCCAGCACCTCGCCGACGAGCTCGGGGTCGAGCGCCGAGGTGGGCTCGTCGAAGAGCACGACGTCGGGGCGCATCGCCAGCGTGCGGGCGATCGCGACGCGCTGCTGCTGGCCGCCGGAGAGCTGCGAGGGGTAGGCCTTCTCGCGTCCGGCGAGCCCCACCCGGGCGAGCAGCTCGCGCCCGCGCTCGGCGGCCTCAGCGGGTGGGACGCCGGTGGCGAGCTGTCCCTCGGTGATGTTCTCCAGCACCGTGAGATGCGGGAACAGGTTGAACTGCTGGAAGACCATGCCGATCCGTCGGCGCTGCCGGGCCACGTCGCGCGGGTGCAGTTCGCGCAGCACGGCGGCGTCGCCCCTGTGCCCGGCGGCGCGGTAGCCGATCAGGTCACCGTCGACCCGCACGTATCCGGCGTCCGGGCGTTCGAGGTGGTTGATGCACCGCAGGAGCGTCGACTTCCCGGAGCCCGACGGGCCGAGGATGATCGCCACCTCGCCGGGGGCGACGTCGAGATCGACGCCGCGCAGCACCTCGTTGCCGCCGAAGGACTTGCGCAGTCCGCGGATCTCGATGGCGCTCATCGGTGCGCGCCCGCCGTGCGGAGGGTGCGGGGGAGCCGCGGCCGCAGGCGCGCCGCGTCGGCGAGGATCTCGCGGAAGGGGCGGGCGTCCCGTCGACCCCGGTTGAAGCGGCGCTCGACGAAGTACTGGCCCACGGCCAGGACCGAGGTGATCACGATGTACCAGATGGTCGCGACCAGCAGCAGCGGCATGACCTTGAAGTTCTGGTTGTAGACCAGCTGCACCGAGTACAGCAGGTCGGTCACCGCGATGACGCTGACCAGGGACGTCGACTTCAGCAGCCCGATCAGCAGGTTGCCGGACGCCGGGATGATCGCGGGCATCGCCTGCGGGAGAACGATGCGGCGGAAGATGCGGCGCGGACTCAGGCCCAGGGACCGCGCGGCCTCCGTCTGTCCGGGATCGACGGAGACCAGCCCGCCGCGCACGATCTCCGCGGCGAACGCGGCCACGTCGATGGTGAGCGCGATGAACGCCGCGACCAGCGCGGAGATCAGGTGGGTGGTGTTGACGGTGACGAACTCAGGGCCGAACGGGATACCCAGCGACAGTTGCGGGTACAGCGAGGCGAGCTGGAACCAGAACAGCAGCAGCACCAGCGGCGGGACGGAGCGCACGATCCACACGAAGCCGAACGAGACCGCCTGGAGCACCGGCCCGCCCCACAGCCGCATCGCCGCCAGGCCGATGCCGAGGACGAAACCGGCGGCGAAGGTCACCGCGGTCAGCCACAGCGTGAGCCACAGCCCCCGGAGCACCGACTCCTGCGTGAAGTAGCGCGCGACCGTGGGCCATTCGAAGCGCTCATTGGTCAGCAGGGTGTGCACGAGCATCGCGCCGAGCACCGCCACCACGGCCGCCGCCGCCCATCGGCCGGGCCGTCGTCGCGGCACGAGGCGCACCGCGTCCGGATGCTCGCCCGCGGCGGGGGCCACCCCGGCGCTCGCCGGGGAGAGAATCGTTGTCGCCATGATGGTCGACCGTAAGTCGTTGGCGCGCAGAGCAGAAGGTTTTCAATCGTCCTGACCGGAGGCGACGATCCCGGAATCGAACGCGTAGCGGACGGCGTGTGCCCGGTCCCGGAGCTGCGCCTTCGCGAACAGATTGTTGATGTGCGTCTTGACCGTCGACTCGCTGACGAACAGTCGCGCGGCGATGTCGCGATTGGTGAGGCCGTCGGCGATCAGCCGCAGCACCTCGCTCTCACGGGGCGTGAGGTCCGCGGGCGGCACCGCCGCGGGCTCCGACGGTGCCGGACGCGCCGCGCCGCGCCCCGTCGCCGAGGTGAGTAACCGCTGCTGCACGACCGGATCGAGCACGGACTGCCCGGCGGCGGCGGCCACGATCGCGGCGGCGATCTCGGCGCGGCCCGCGTTCTTGGTCAGATACCCGCGGGCGCCGGCCTGGAGCCCCTGCAGGATCGATTCCTCGTCGTCGAAGGTCGTCAGCAGGACGACCGCTGTGTCCGGCGCATCGGCGAGGACCCGGGCCGTGGCCCCGGCACCGTCGAGGTTGGGCATCCGCAGGTCGGTCAGCAGCACGTCGGGGCGGTGTTCGCGGACCAGCGCGACGGCCTCGACCCCGTCGGCGGCGGCGCCGACCACGGCGATCCCGGGCGTGAGATCGAGCATCGCCGCGAGTGCCTCGCGGACCGCGGCCTGATCGTCGGCCACGACCACGCGGACCTCGTCCGCACGGGGCGCGTCCTGCTCGGCGTCACTCATTCACAGCTCCTTGATCGGGTCGGACGAACGGGGCAGGGACAGCCGGACGCGCCAGCCGCCGTCCGCCGTGGGCCCGGCGTGCACGGTGCCGCCCGCCTCGGCGGCGCGCTCGCGCATGCCGATGAGCCCCATGCCGGAGCCCCGGGCCCCGCTCGCCGCACCGCGACCGTTGGTCACGGTCAGCTCGGTGCCGTCGGTGATCGGGACGAGGCGCACCGTGACGGGCGCGCCCCCGGCGTACCGTCGGGCGTTCGTGATGGCCTCCTGGGCCACCCCCAGGACGGCGCGGCTCTGCGCGTCCGTGACGTCGACCGGCCGGGTCTGCACGGATTCCTCGGGGCCGTTCGCGAGGGCGGCCAGCGCGGTCGGCAGGTCGACGGTGTCCTCACGCAGGGCGTGGACGGCGCCGCGGGCCTCGGTGACCCCGTTCGCGATGGCGCCGCGGGCGCGCTGCACGGCGGCGCGGGCGTCGCCGGGGCGGTCGGCCTCGAGCAGGGCGTCGGCGAGCTCGAGCTGCATCCCTGCGCCGGAGAGGGTGTGGGCGAGCACGTCGTGCAGGTCGCGGGCGATGCGGGCGCGCTCGGCGAGCGCACTACTGCGGGCCTCGGACTCGGCGGTGAGGCGGGACTGCTCCACGAGTTGTTCGAGCGCCCGGGTGCGCTCGCTGCGGCTGCGTCCGGCGATCCCGGCCCAGACCGTCGCGATGACGGACACGCCGATCCAGATGGCGTTGAAGTCGGTGCGGCCCGTCAGCGCCGCCGTCGCGGTCACGCTGCCGCCCGCGAGAACGGCGAGCGGAACCGCGATGCGGGAGGGGTGGACGGCGCCGAAATGGACCGTCGAGACATAGAGCACGACGCCGAGCCCCGCGTTCGGCTCGATCGCGAACAGCGCGCCCGCGGCGACTGCGGTGATCGCGTCGACGGCGATGCGCAGCGGCTCGGGGAGCCGGTCCTCGGGGACCCAGCGGACCGCGACGCCGGCGGCGACGAGAGCGAACAGGGCGGCGGTCCACGGCGAATGCCGGTGGAAGTCGAGGGTCGCACCTGCGACCACGACGCCCACCGCCGCGATGACGAGCGTGAGCCTCGTCCGGATGCCGTCCAGCACCCGGCAATGATGGCACGCGATCGTGCGCGGTGCTACGGACCGCCCGGTGTCGGAACGGCGCGGCACGACACCCGACCGGCGGGCGGAGTGCGCAGCGCGTCGGTGGTAGTGGGAAAATGGCTCCCATGTCTACGTCATCGATGTCCAGTGCCGCCGCCGACCTGACGGTGCACTCGATCATCGATGCCCGTGCGCGGCTCGCCGGGGTGGTGTCGGTGAGCCCGCTGCAGCACTGCGAGCGGCTCTCCGCGCTGACCGGCGCCAAGGTCTACCTCAAGCGCGAGGACCTGCAGGTCGTGCGCTCGTACAAGATCCGCGGCGCCTACAACCTGATGGCCCAGCTCACCGACGCCGAGAAGGCGGCCGGCGTGGTGGCCGCCTCGGCCGGCAACCACGCCCAGGGCGTCGCCTTCGCGTGCCGCGCCATGGAGGTGCACGGGCGCATCTACGTGCCCACCACCACGCCCAAGCAGAAGCGCGACCGCATCCGCGCGCACGGCGGCCGGTACGTGGAGCTGATCGCCACCGGCGAGACCTACGACGCCGCGGCCGCCGCCGCGCAGGCCGACGTCGCGTCCACGGGCGCCACCTGGGTGCACGCCTTCGACGACCCCCGCACCACCGCCGGGCAGGGCACCATCGGCGTCGAACTGGTCGAGCAGCTCGGCGGCGTCCCCGACGTCACCGTCATGCCCGTCGGCGGCGCCGGCTGCTTCGCCGGCGTCACCCGGTACCTGCGTTCGCAGTCGCCGTCCGCGACGATCGTCGGCGCCGAGCCCGCGGGCGCGCCGTCGCTCGCCCGCGCCCTCGAGAACGGTGGCCCGATCGACCTGCCCACCATCGACCCCTTCGTCGACGGTGCCGCCGTCAAGAAGATCGGCGGCATCGGCTACGACGTGGCCGTCTCCGAGGGCGCGCGGGTGTGGCCCGCGCACGAGGTGCGCGACGTGGCCGCCGCCGAGCTCGGCATCGTCGAGGTGGACGAGGGCGCGATCTGCACCGCGATGCTGGATCTCTACCAGAACGAGGGCGTCATCGCGGAGCCCGCGGGGGCGCTGTCGGTCGCCGCGCTGGGGCAGCTGCGGCTTGAGCCCGGTTCGACGGTCGTGTGCCTGCTCTCCGGCGGGAACAACGACGTCTCGCGCTACAACGAGGTGATCGAGCGCTCCCTGGTGCACCAGGGTCTTAAGCACTACTTCCTCGTCGCCTTCCCGCAGGAGCCCGGCGCCCTGCGCCGCTTTCTCGACGAGGTCCTCGGCCCCGACGACGACGTGACCCTGTTCGAGTACGTCAAGCGCAACAACCGCGACACCGGCGAGGCGCTCGTGGGCATCGAGCTCGGCACCGCCGGTGATCTCGGCGCCCTGCTGGAGCGGATGGACTCCTCGCGCCTGCACTGCGAGCGGCTCGAGCCCGGCTCGCCCGCCTACCGCTACCTGACCTGACGCACGCACGGACGACGCGAGGAGGCCCGTGATCCTCAACGATCTGGGAATCACCGTCGGCGAGGCGGCGGACGTCGTCCTCGCCACGGTCGGCATGTACGCGACGCTGCTGATCGTCGTGCGCATCCTCGGGCAGCGGGTGCTCGCCAGCATGTCCTCGTTCGATCTCGTGGCCGTGATCGCGTTCGGATCGGTGATCGGTCGCGCGGCGTTGGGGGACATGCCGAGACTCGGGAGCGGCGTCGTCGCTCTGGTCACCCTGATCGTCATCCAGGCGATGCTGGGGCTCGCACGGCGCACCCGGTTCGGCGAGCGGTTGGTGACGAATCGGCCGGTTCTGCTCATGGCAGGGCCCGAGATCCTCGAGGACCGGCTCGCGAAGACGCACGTGTCGCGTTCGGATCTGCTCACCCACCTCCGACAGGCCGGAGTACGGGATCGCTCGGAGGTGGCGGCCGTCGTCCTGGAGTCGCGCGGCTCCCTGAGCGTGATCCGCGCCGGGGCCCCGATCGCGCCGGAGCTGCTCGACGGGGTGGTCGTTGCCGAGGCGATCACCGGGCGGGGGCGCGCCTGACCGAGGTCAGGCGACCGGAACGGCGGTCTGCTGCGCGCGGTGCGCGGCCACGCGCTGCTGGAGGAACCACTGCT
Proteins encoded in this window:
- a CDS encoding DUF421 domain-containing protein translates to MILNDLGITVGEAADVVLATVGMYATLLIVVRILGQRVLASMSSFDLVAVIAFGSVIGRAALGDMPRLGSGVVALVTLIVIQAMLGLARRTRFGERLVTNRPVLLMAGPEILEDRLAKTHVSRSDLLTHLRQAGVRDRSEVAAVVLESRGSLSVIRAGAPIAPELLDGVVVAEAITGRGRA